A window of the Microplitis mediator isolate UGA2020A chromosome 5, iyMicMedi2.1, whole genome shotgun sequence genome harbors these coding sequences:
- the LOC130667407 gene encoding pyridoxal kinase, with the protein MVGQELRVLSIQSHVVSGYVGNKSATFPLQLLGFEVDAINSVQLSNHTGYKVTKGDILNDKNLSQLVDGLVANDLHHYSHLLTGYVGSASFLEHIAQLIPVLKTKNPNLIYLCDPVLGDDGKLYVPEELIEIYKKKIVPLADIITPNQFELELLTDKKITTIDDVKIAMKYLYEQGPKTVVVSSIDINDDLTAIAGNSKDEKMIKIDIPKIPLSYVGSGDLFAALFLAHSTLQSNLKEALEKTINTLHAVLLKTMENVSVYQNKNAQEARKKELRLIQSKHIIENPPMKLKADLL; encoded by the exons atggtTGGTCAAGAGTTACGTGTTTTATCAATTCAAAGTCATGTTGTATCGGGATATGTTGGTAATAAAAGTGCGACATTTCCGTTGCAG ctCCTGGGATTCGAAGTTGATGCCATAAATTCTGTGCAGTTATCAAATCATACTGGTTACAAAGTCACTAAAGGAGATATTCTTAATGATAAGAATTTGA GTCAGTTAGTTGACGGATTAGTCGCAAATGATTTACATCACTACAGTCATTTACTTACTGGATACGTTGGATCAGCTTCATTCCTTGAGCATATTGCACAATTAATTCCGgtactaaaaacaaaaaacccAAATCTTATTTACt tATGTGATCCAGTTCTAGGAGATGATGGAAAGTtatatgtacctgaagaattgatagaaatttataaaaaaaaaattgttcctCTAGCTGACATTATAACGCCAAATCAATTTGAATTGga attgttaacggataaaaaaataacgacaATAGATGATGTTAAAATTgctatgaaatatttatatgaacaAGGACCAAAGACAGTTGTCGTATCATCAATAGATATCAATGATGATTTGACAGCCATTGCTGGAAATTCTaaag atgaaaaaatgattaaaattgaCATTCCTAAAATTCCATTAAGTTATGTTGGCTCGGGTGATCTTTTTGCTGCATTATTTCTTGCTCATTCAACTTTgcaaagtaatttaaaagaagCTTTGGAAAAAACGATCAATACATTGCATGCTGTACTGTTAAAGACAATGGAAAATGTATCAG tttatcaaaataaaaatgcacAAGAAgcgagaaaaaaagaattacgcttaattcaaagtaaacatattattgaaaatcctccaatgaaattaaaagctgatttattataa